From Alteromonas sp. RKMC-009, one genomic window encodes:
- a CDS encoding sensor domain-containing diguanylate cyclase: MPEYPLKQRRIAFKNNIIPVVAATGLIFMSYCTFAAPAQVSAPDDAVIHVIKSFHQHPQETVLGLEEMLDDVLPDYTPATIQYLLSYFYMKLGDFSRSESLLEQGLENVVQVGEPLLYHRLLLQKSQLYEKTERQVLALHYVAVVSEWAQQHTVTQLYIGALITEGLIQQSLQNREAALTKLIIAHRIASENATQILPAHIAGLIASVFQQAEQYDNALPYLQEALAIYQHLTAIQEILPSEQYYGDILRGLSNAHYHTGNFGTALDTLARAETISASATPKEMIESRILESRIQAALGNYGEAYQTLEDARNKQVKRLNEISAEKLFKLQTLFDVDKKSQENAALKAMTKAQELRIKTERQRGFFMISALVLLFSLCVALVILQKKRARYQHKLEQIAMTDSLTSLLNRQHTFKLLEEQADIAGACGKKLAVALLDIDLFKQVNDNFGHAAGDEVLRTFGALVRDNFRKTDITGRIGGEEFLLIFPDADITEAKAATDKFRAALKTAGNALPYALGPLTVSGGIGYVTGPDTMAAELEAIDKALYQAKETGRDAIIVVDKSTDGFTV, encoded by the coding sequence GTGCCGGAATACCCGTTAAAACAGCGACGTATTGCATTTAAGAACAATATTATTCCTGTTGTCGCCGCGACAGGCCTGATATTTATGTCTTATTGCACCTTTGCGGCACCGGCACAGGTATCTGCGCCCGATGATGCGGTTATCCACGTCATTAAGTCTTTTCATCAGCACCCGCAGGAAACCGTACTTGGTCTGGAGGAGATGCTTGATGATGTCCTGCCCGACTATACGCCTGCCACCATTCAATATCTGCTGTCGTACTTTTACATGAAACTGGGTGATTTCAGCCGCTCAGAGTCTCTTCTGGAACAGGGGCTTGAAAATGTAGTTCAAGTAGGCGAACCGTTGCTATATCACCGTTTACTGCTGCAAAAATCGCAACTTTACGAAAAAACAGAGCGCCAGGTGCTGGCGCTGCATTATGTCGCTGTCGTCAGTGAGTGGGCACAGCAGCATACTGTCACCCAGCTGTACATCGGTGCATTAATAACGGAAGGATTAATTCAGCAATCACTACAAAATCGTGAGGCCGCGCTGACAAAACTGATCATTGCCCACAGAATTGCATCGGAGAACGCGACTCAAATCCTGCCTGCTCACATAGCTGGTCTTATTGCATCGGTGTTTCAGCAGGCTGAACAGTACGACAATGCCCTTCCCTATTTGCAGGAGGCGCTGGCAATTTACCAACACTTAACAGCGATTCAGGAAATACTGCCATCTGAACAGTATTACGGGGACATTTTACGGGGCTTATCAAACGCCCATTATCATACCGGCAACTTCGGCACCGCACTGGACACACTGGCCCGCGCAGAAACGATTTCTGCATCAGCTACGCCTAAAGAAATGATTGAGTCACGGATACTGGAATCAAGAATTCAGGCGGCATTAGGCAACTACGGCGAGGCCTATCAAACCCTGGAAGACGCACGCAATAAACAAGTAAAACGCCTGAATGAAATCAGTGCTGAAAAGTTGTTCAAACTGCAGACTCTTTTCGACGTTGATAAGAAAAGTCAGGAAAATGCCGCCCTCAAAGCGATGACAAAAGCTCAGGAATTGCGGATAAAAACAGAGCGCCAGCGGGGCTTCTTTATGATATCAGCGCTCGTTTTACTTTTCAGTCTGTGCGTGGCACTGGTTATTTTGCAGAAAAAGCGCGCCAGGTATCAGCATAAACTGGAACAGATTGCGATGACTGACAGCCTGACATCTCTGCTAAACCGCCAGCATACCTTTAAATTACTGGAAGAACAGGCTGACATTGCCGGGGCCTGCGGCAAAAAACTAGCTGTCGCCCTGCTCGATATCGATTTATTCAAACAGGTAAATGATAATTTTGGTCACGCTGCCGGCGATGAAGTATTACGCACCTTTGGTGCTCTGGTCAGAGACAATTTCAGAAAAACCGATATTACAGGCAGAATAGGCGGTGAAGAATTTTTACTTATATTTCCTGATGCGGATATTACAGAGGCAAAAGCTGCTACAGACAAATTCAGAGCTGCCCTGAAAACGGCCGGAAATGCCCTTCCCTATGCATTGGGCCCGCTTACGGTATCCGGCGGGATAGGATACGTTACAGGACCTGATACGATGGCCGCAGAACTGGAAGCCATCGACAAAGCATTATATCAGGCCAAAGAAACAGGCCGCGACGCCATCATTGTTGTGGATAAAAGTACTGACGGGTTTACCGTCTGA
- the flhA gene encoding flagellar biosynthesis protein FlhA, producing the protein MQLSGYLQRFDKNQIQNITSGLGAPVVLLAIMGMVILPMPPFLLDVLFSFNIALSLVIILVAVFTQKPVDFGIFPLVLLIATVLRLALNVASTRVVLLYGHEGGDAAGKVIEAFGAVVIGGNYAVGVVVFAILLIINFKVVTAGAGRISEVSARFTLDAMPGKQMAIDADLNAGYIDQDEARKRREEITAEADFYGSMDGASKFVKGDAVAGLFIMMINIVGGLFIGMIQHDLSFGNALEVYTILTIGDGLVAQIPSLLLSVATAIIVTRENETQEMGKEIRTQLGNQQALYIAAAVLFVMGIVPGMPHVAFLGFSAIAAGYAYWQGVQAKKAAEKPAVPAKMEGGADQPAPEIKELGWDDVQQVDTIGLEVGYRLIPLVDKSQGGELLTRIKGVRKKLSQELGFLVPPVHIRDNLDLDPNAYTISMLGVTIGDAQISHDEELAINPGQVFGKLEGRATKDPAFGLDAVWIRPNQREHAQTLGYTVVDAATVVATHLSQLLSNNAYQLLGHEEVQQLLDMLAKSSPKLVEGLVPDILQLSTVVKVLQTLLFEGVPIRDMRTIVQTLSEYGPRSQDPDVLVSAVRIALKRLIVQEISQGAKEVPVITLAPELEQMLHQSLQAGGEDGAGIEPGLADRLQQSLQQAAQQQELNGEPAVLLTSGMLRPVLSRFLKYSVAGLHVLSYQEIPDDKQIKIVSSVGQ; encoded by the coding sequence ATGCAGCTATCCGGCTATCTGCAGCGGTTCGACAAAAACCAGATTCAAAATATCACCAGTGGTCTGGGGGCGCCTGTCGTTTTGCTGGCGATCATGGGCATGGTTATTTTGCCCATGCCGCCCTTTCTGCTCGATGTTCTTTTCAGTTTTAACATCGCCCTCAGTCTGGTCATTATTCTTGTGGCTGTATTTACCCAAAAACCGGTGGATTTCGGTATATTTCCCCTGGTTTTGCTGATTGCTACGGTGTTGCGGCTGGCATTGAATGTTGCCTCGACGCGGGTCGTTTTGCTGTATGGTCATGAAGGCGGCGATGCTGCGGGGAAGGTAATCGAAGCCTTCGGAGCCGTGGTTATTGGTGGTAACTATGCGGTGGGTGTGGTGGTATTCGCCATCCTGCTCATTATCAACTTCAAAGTAGTGACAGCCGGTGCCGGCCGTATATCTGAAGTCAGCGCCAGATTTACACTTGATGCCATGCCCGGTAAGCAAATGGCCATTGATGCCGATTTGAATGCCGGCTATATCGATCAGGATGAAGCCCGCAAGCGCCGAGAAGAAATCACCGCAGAAGCAGACTTCTACGGCTCGATGGACGGTGCATCAAAATTCGTTAAAGGTGACGCGGTAGCCGGTTTGTTCATCATGATGATTAATATCGTCGGTGGCTTATTTATCGGCATGATTCAGCATGACTTGTCGTTTGGAAATGCGCTGGAAGTTTACACTATTCTGACAATCGGTGACGGTCTGGTTGCCCAGATCCCATCCCTGTTGTTGTCGGTGGCAACGGCAATTATCGTCACCCGTGAAAACGAAACCCAGGAAATGGGTAAGGAAATCCGGACACAACTGGGTAATCAGCAGGCTCTGTATATTGCCGCAGCGGTGCTGTTTGTCATGGGGATTGTGCCCGGCATGCCCCACGTGGCCTTTCTGGGTTTCTCTGCTATTGCTGCCGGTTATGCATACTGGCAGGGTGTGCAGGCGAAGAAAGCGGCAGAAAAACCGGCTGTGCCGGCCAAAATGGAAGGTGGTGCTGACCAGCCTGCTCCGGAAATTAAAGAGCTGGGTTGGGATGACGTACAGCAAGTTGACACTATCGGCCTTGAAGTTGGTTACCGGCTCATTCCGCTGGTGGATAAATCACAGGGCGGCGAATTGCTTACACGTATAAAAGGTGTGCGGAAGAAACTGTCTCAGGAACTGGGCTTTCTGGTTCCGCCGGTGCACATCCGCGATAATCTGGATCTCGACCCCAATGCCTACACGATCTCCATGCTGGGTGTGACCATCGGAGATGCGCAAATCAGTCATGATGAAGAGCTGGCGATTAACCCCGGGCAGGTGTTCGGTAAGCTGGAAGGACGGGCGACTAAAGACCCCGCTTTCGGACTGGATGCCGTGTGGATACGGCCGAATCAGCGGGAGCATGCGCAAACCCTTGGTTACACAGTAGTGGATGCGGCCACCGTGGTAGCGACACATCTCAGTCAGTTACTCAGCAACAATGCTTACCAGTTACTCGGTCATGAAGAAGTACAACAACTTCTCGATATGCTGGCGAAATCCAGTCCTAAGCTGGTGGAAGGGCTGGTACCGGATATTTTGCAGCTGAGCACCGTTGTAAAAGTACTGCAAACCTTATTGTTCGAAGGCGTTCCCATCCGCGATATGCGTACTATCGTTCAGACCTTATCGGAATACGGACCCCGCAGTCAGGATCCGGATGTGCTGGTATCTGCAGTGCGTATTGCGCTGAAGCGTTTGATTGTGCAGGAAATCAGTCAGGGAGCGAAAGAAGTGCCTGTCATAACTCTGGCACCAGAGTTGGAACAGATGTTGCACCAGTCACTTCAGGCAGGAGGAGAGGACGGCGCCGGCATCGAACCGGGACTGGCAGACCGGCTCCAGCAATCCCTGCAACAGGCCGCACAACAACAAGAACTGAATGGCGAGCCTGCGGTACTGTTGACGTCAGGCATGTTAAGACCTGTGCTGTCACGCTTCCTGAAGTATTCGGTAGCTGGCCTGCATGTGTTGTCTTATCAGGAAATCCCTGATGACAAACAAATCAAAATTGTCAGCTCTGTGGGTCAATAA
- the flhF gene encoding flagellar biosynthesis protein FlhF → MKIRRFFGKDMREALSQVKAELGSDAVIMSNRKVADGIELVAAYDKEPEAKIKLNTRHDAGKTAAQKATPSLSEIIGDDGPDTLRALLEKQAAEKAAAAGSDRQNPAVSPAPQTSSAFAADTRGVNPQPAASHDEEAFSFADVFSAKEQRPAPVSQMNPDFKAAESQQSAGAPASELDAIKEELASLRSVLQYQVADLMDAKKQRQRPVHSYLTQCLTGMGLSASLAEQLVHYTPSQYTEREAWIYLLNLLANRLNVSGNDILTQTGVVALVGPTGTGKTTTVAKLAARYAQKYGADQVAMITIDTYRIAAYEQLATYGKIIGCTTRKAQSSEELAELLFQLRHKRLILIDTAGFSQRDSRLIKQLGQFNHGQMQPVRKYLVAQANTQYPALQRIIEAYNSVKLDGCIFTKVDECYSLGEVLSVAVEQQLPVSYVTDGQQVPEDIKVADAKSLVSAAAKLYKKYGLNHTKRNHEVNSVQAV, encoded by the coding sequence ATGAAAATCAGACGGTTTTTTGGCAAAGATATGCGGGAAGCATTAAGCCAGGTAAAAGCAGAATTGGGCAGTGACGCCGTAATCATGTCGAATCGCAAAGTGGCAGACGGTATTGAGCTGGTCGCCGCTTACGATAAAGAGCCGGAAGCAAAAATAAAACTCAACACCCGCCATGACGCAGGTAAAACAGCTGCACAAAAGGCGACGCCAAGCCTCAGCGAAATTATCGGTGACGATGGTCCGGATACCTTACGGGCGTTACTTGAAAAGCAGGCTGCAGAAAAAGCTGCGGCTGCCGGAAGTGACCGTCAGAATCCTGCAGTTTCTCCTGCACCACAAACATCGTCTGCATTTGCCGCAGATACCCGTGGGGTCAACCCACAACCCGCTGCATCTCATGACGAAGAGGCGTTTTCATTTGCTGATGTATTTTCTGCAAAAGAACAAAGGCCTGCACCGGTATCTCAAATGAATCCCGATTTTAAAGCGGCGGAAAGTCAGCAGTCTGCCGGTGCCCCGGCCAGTGAGCTGGATGCGATAAAAGAGGAACTGGCCTCTCTTCGCAGCGTTTTACAATATCAGGTCGCAGACTTGATGGATGCTAAAAAGCAGCGTCAGCGCCCTGTACACAGTTATCTGACCCAGTGTTTAACCGGTATGGGGCTGAGCGCTTCACTGGCTGAGCAACTGGTGCACTACACCCCTTCTCAATACACCGAGCGGGAAGCGTGGATTTACCTTCTCAACCTTTTGGCTAATCGCCTTAATGTTTCCGGTAATGATATCCTGACCCAAACCGGTGTGGTTGCTCTTGTTGGTCCAACAGGAACAGGCAAAACCACGACTGTTGCTAAATTAGCAGCACGCTATGCGCAAAAATACGGTGCTGATCAGGTGGCTATGATCACTATCGATACCTACCGTATTGCCGCTTATGAACAGCTGGCAACGTATGGCAAAATTATTGGCTGTACCACAAGGAAGGCGCAAAGCAGTGAAGAATTAGCCGAACTTCTCTTCCAGTTACGCCATAAGCGTCTAATATTAATAGACACGGCTGGTTTCAGTCAGCGCGACAGTCGTTTAATTAAGCAACTTGGTCAATTTAATCACGGACAAATGCAACCTGTCCGTAAATACCTGGTTGCGCAGGCAAATACCCAATATCCTGCATTGCAACGCATCATTGAAGCGTATAATTCCGTTAAGCTTGACGGATGTATCTTCACGAAAGTTGATGAATGCTACAGTTTGGGTGAGGTTTTAAGTGTTGCTGTTGAACAGCAATTGCCAGTTAGTTATGTGACCGACGGGCAGCAGGTACCTGAAGATATTAAAGTTGCTGATGCAAAATCTCTCGTATCTGCCGCTGCAAAGCTTTATAAAAAGTACGGTTTGAATCATACTAAGCGTAATCATGAAGTTAATTCAGTTCAGGCAGTATGA
- a CDS encoding MinD/ParA family protein — protein sequence MIEDQASSLRKMNQSRLIKVIAVTGGKGGVGKTNITLNTAIAMAKQGKRVMVLDADLGLANVDVMLGLRVEKNLSHVLSGECTLDDVLVTGPHGIKIAPATSGTQAMTELSPTEHAGLIRAFSELRSQIDVLIVDTAAGISDMVLSFSRASQDIMVVVCDEPTSLTDAYALIKILNREHGVFRFKIVANMVRDIREGQELFSKLSKVTGRFLDVALELVATVPFDENIRRAVRKQTAIVDAFPGSPAAVAISQLATKALNWPVPAQPGGHLEFFIEQLVTKQAVGSQR from the coding sequence ATGATCGAAGATCAAGCGAGTAGCTTACGAAAGATGAATCAATCACGCCTCATAAAGGTTATTGCCGTTACCGGCGGCAAAGGTGGTGTTGGTAAAACCAACATTACATTAAACACGGCGATTGCTATGGCCAAGCAAGGTAAGCGGGTCATGGTACTCGATGCCGACTTAGGATTAGCGAACGTTGACGTCATGCTGGGTTTGCGTGTTGAGAAGAACCTTTCTCACGTATTATCCGGTGAATGCACACTTGATGATGTTCTGGTAACCGGACCTCACGGTATTAAAATAGCTCCGGCGACTTCAGGTACTCAGGCAATGACCGAGTTATCGCCTACAGAACATGCCGGATTAATCCGTGCTTTCAGTGAGTTACGGTCGCAGATTGACGTGCTGATTGTAGATACCGCTGCCGGTATTTCCGATATGGTACTGAGTTTCTCCCGTGCCTCGCAGGACATCATGGTAGTGGTTTGTGACGAACCGACTTCTCTGACCGATGCCTATGCACTGATTAAAATATTGAACCGTGAACACGGTGTGTTCCGCTTCAAAATTGTGGCAAACATGGTTCGGGACATTCGTGAAGGGCAGGAATTATTCAGTAAATTATCAAAAGTGACAGGCAGATTCCTGGATGTGGCACTAGAATTGGTGGCAACTGTACCTTTCGACGAAAATATTCGTCGGGCAGTCAGAAAGCAAACCGCTATTGTGGATGCATTTCCCGGTTCTCCTGCGGCCGTCGCGATTAGTCAGTTAGCCACCAAAGCGCTTAACTGGCCGGTACCGGCTCAGCCGGGTGGTCACCTGGAATTTTTCATTGAACAACTGGTGACGAAGCAAGCAGTAGGAAGCCAACGTTGA
- a CDS encoding RNA polymerase sigma factor FliA, whose protein sequence is MNSKAAAYQQQTDKSQLVERHASLVKRIAHHLMARLPASVLVDDLIQAGMIGLLEAARNFDGSKGASFETFAGIRIRGAMLDEIRKGDWTPRSVHKNSRAITEAITQVERETGRDARDTEIAAKLNVSINDYHQMLNEVNAGKLVGIEDLGVSEDVISTEQNKGNDSPLEDLMQGAFQKALAHAITTLPEREAIVLSLYYDEELNLREIGEVLEVSESRVSQIHSQAMLKLKARMQSWQAEE, encoded by the coding sequence TTGAATAGTAAAGCGGCAGCTTACCAGCAGCAGACCGACAAGTCGCAGCTGGTCGAGCGCCATGCATCCCTTGTAAAACGTATTGCCCATCACCTGATGGCGCGTTTGCCTGCCAGTGTGCTGGTGGATGACCTGATTCAGGCAGGGATGATCGGATTGCTGGAAGCAGCCAGAAATTTCGACGGCTCGAAAGGGGCCAGTTTCGAAACCTTCGCAGGTATCCGTATTCGTGGTGCTATGCTGGATGAAATCCGTAAGGGCGACTGGACACCCCGTTCAGTGCATAAAAATAGCCGTGCTATTACGGAAGCCATAACACAAGTTGAAAGAGAAACTGGCAGAGACGCGCGTGATACAGAAATTGCTGCTAAGCTAAATGTCAGTATTAATGATTATCATCAAATGCTTAACGAGGTGAATGCCGGTAAACTTGTCGGTATTGAAGACCTGGGTGTATCAGAAGATGTAATCAGCACAGAACAGAATAAAGGTAATGATTCACCCCTCGAAGATTTAATGCAGGGGGCGTTTCAAAAGGCGTTGGCACATGCCATCACAACATTACCTGAACGGGAAGCAATTGTACTGTCCCTGTACTATGATGAAGAACTGAATTTACGTGAAATCGGTGAAGTTCTTGAAGTCAGTGAGTCAAGGGTCAGCCAGATTCATAGCCAGGCCATGTTAAAACTAAAAGCCCGAATGCAATCATGGCAGGCAGAAGAATAA
- the cheY gene encoding chemotaxis response regulator CheY encodes MDKSMKILVVDDFSTMRRIIKNLLKDLGFSNIQEADDGSTALPMLQQGDFEFVVTDWNMPGMQGIDLLRAIRADDKLKHLPVLMVTAEAKKEQIVAAAQAGVNGYVVKPFTAATLKEKLDKIFERLG; translated from the coding sequence TTGGACAAGAGTATGAAAATTCTTGTAGTAGACGACTTCTCTACTATGAGACGAATCATAAAGAACCTGCTTAAAGATCTTGGATTTTCCAATATTCAGGAAGCTGACGATGGAAGTACGGCCCTCCCCATGCTCCAGCAAGGCGACTTTGAATTTGTCGTGACCGACTGGAACATGCCAGGTATGCAGGGTATCGACCTGTTACGCGCTATACGTGCTGACGACAAACTCAAGCATTTGCCAGTATTGATGGTGACAGCTGAAGCGAAAAAAGAGCAAATCGTTGCTGCAGCACAGGCAGGTGTAAACGGATATGTTGTGAAGCCTTTCACAGCCGCTACACTTAAGGAAAAACTCGACAAGATTTTTGAGCGTTTAGGTTGA
- a CDS encoding protein phosphatase CheZ, with protein MSPTKKVPISLEEAKQLVAYLEQGDDESANALLEAVSAKESVELFAEVGKLTRQLHDALNTFQLDERIAGLANDDIPDAQTRLTYVIEETEKAANTTMDAVESCMPIAESLSDRITTLEPEWQKLMTRQIELGEFKSLCMDIDALFKDMSKDSSKLNSLLTEVLMAQGYQDLTGQVIRRVIDLVKEVEDSLVNMLTVFGERDAPVKAQSTTNKPDAVEAEGPIMNAEKRDDVVQGQDDVDDLLSSLGF; from the coding sequence ATGTCTCCTACTAAAAAAGTCCCTATTTCGCTCGAAGAAGCAAAACAACTGGTAGCATATCTTGAGCAGGGTGATGATGAATCCGCCAACGCCCTGCTTGAGGCCGTATCTGCCAAAGAGTCTGTCGAACTTTTTGCTGAAGTTGGCAAACTTACCCGTCAACTTCATGACGCCCTCAACACCTTCCAGTTAGACGAGCGTATTGCTGGTCTGGCTAATGATGATATTCCTGATGCGCAAACGCGTCTCACCTACGTAATTGAAGAAACTGAAAAAGCGGCTAATACTACAATGGACGCTGTTGAGTCCTGTATGCCAATTGCTGAATCTTTATCAGACCGGATCACAACCCTTGAGCCTGAATGGCAAAAGCTTATGACCCGTCAGATTGAGCTCGGTGAATTCAAGAGTTTATGTATGGATATCGACGCCCTGTTTAAGGACATGTCGAAAGATTCTTCTAAACTTAACAGCCTTTTGACCGAAGTATTAATGGCACAGGGTTATCAGGATTTGACAGGCCAGGTTATTCGCAGAGTGATTGACCTGGTGAAAGAAGTCGAAGACAGCCTTGTGAACATGCTGACCGTGTTCGGTGAACGGGATGCACCTGTTAAAGCACAGAGCACCACGAACAAGCCGGACGCTGTTGAAGCGGAAGGGCCAATCATGAACGCTGAGAAGCGGGATGACGTAGTACAAGGCCAGGATGACGTGGATGATCTCCTGTCGAGCCTTGGTTTTTAG
- a CDS encoding chemotaxis protein CheA has translation MSFDVDEDILQDFLVEAGEILEQLQEQLVDLENNPEDADLLNAIFRGYHTVKGGAGFLSLTELVEICHGAENVFDVMRNGQRTLTPELMDVILQATDVVVEMFERVKAREPLEAADSNLVDVLHKLSKPEAPGENIFGGETAAPAEEVPVAEEPELIVEEVPVAPEAAAVAEPAGDNSIEDISEDEFEALLDQLHGSGAPGRPSADAPAKPAAPAPAPAAAAGGDGEDITDDEFEALLDELHGKGQFGGDAAPAATPAAAAPAAEQAAAGSDGDEITDDEFEALLDQLHGKGQGPGIAGGVEVDTQATKAVQAAKAEQSKPAEPAKPAQPAKAAAPAPAAKAAPAAPAAPAAPSKPAAPAAKAAPKKEEKAPQAETTVRVDTKRLDQIMNMVGELVLVRNRLLSLGINTNDEDMSKAIANLDVVTGDLQGAVMKTRMQPIKKVFGRFPRVVRDLARSLKKEITLELEGEETDLDKNLVEALADPLVHLVRNSVDHGIEMPDDRANAGKPRMGTVKLAASQEGDHILLTITDDGKGMDPEKLKEIAISRGVLDADAAARMSDVEAFNLIFAPGFSTKTEISDISGRGVGMDVVKTKINQLNGTVNIDSHLGKGTRLEIKVPLTLAILPTLMIVVGQQTFALPLGAVNEIINMDIKKTNTVDGQLTMIVRSKAIPLFFLGEWLIRGPKNIEKEKGHVVVVQIGTQQVGFVVDALIGQEEVVIKPLDALLQGTPGMAGATITSDGGIALILDIPSLLKRYARRS, from the coding sequence ATGTCGTTTGATGTTGATGAGGATATATTACAGGACTTTCTGGTCGAAGCCGGAGAAATCCTGGAACAATTACAGGAACAGTTAGTTGACCTGGAGAATAATCCGGAAGACGCTGACCTCCTCAACGCGATTTTCCGTGGATATCACACGGTAAAAGGTGGCGCAGGTTTCTTATCTCTGACTGAACTGGTTGAGATTTGTCACGGCGCAGAAAACGTCTTTGACGTAATGCGTAATGGCCAGCGTACACTGACGCCGGAATTAATGGATGTCATTCTGCAAGCGACAGACGTCGTAGTGGAAATGTTTGAGCGGGTAAAAGCCCGTGAGCCACTCGAAGCCGCTGATTCAAATCTTGTTGATGTTCTGCATAAGTTGAGCAAGCCAGAAGCCCCCGGCGAAAATATTTTTGGCGGGGAAACGGCAGCACCGGCAGAAGAAGTGCCGGTAGCAGAAGAACCTGAGCTGATAGTTGAAGAGGTACCGGTTGCACCGGAAGCCGCCGCTGTTGCAGAGCCTGCCGGTGATAACAGCATTGAAGATATCAGCGAAGATGAATTTGAAGCATTACTGGACCAGCTGCATGGTTCCGGTGCGCCCGGCAGACCGTCGGCAGATGCACCTGCAAAGCCAGCTGCACCTGCGCCCGCTCCGGCAGCAGCCGCTGGCGGAGATGGCGAAGATATCACCGATGATGAATTTGAGGCTCTGTTAGACGAGCTTCACGGTAAAGGACAGTTTGGTGGCGATGCCGCACCTGCCGCTACACCGGCGGCCGCAGCACCGGCAGCGGAACAGGCTGCAGCCGGTTCTGACGGTGACGAAATCACCGATGACGAATTTGAAGCTTTGCTTGACCAGTTACACGGTAAAGGTCAGGGACCCGGCATTGCCGGTGGTGTTGAAGTCGACACTCAGGCAACCAAAGCCGTTCAGGCTGCCAAAGCGGAACAGTCTAAACCTGCAGAGCCTGCCAAGCCGGCTCAACCTGCTAAAGCTGCTGCACCTGCTCCGGCCGCAAAAGCGGCTCCGGCTGCGCCAGCCGCACCCGCTGCCCCTTCCAAGCCCGCAGCACCTGCTGCAAAAGCTGCACCTAAGAAAGAAGAAAAAGCCCCGCAGGCAGAAACTACTGTTCGGGTAGACACCAAACGCCTTGACCAGATTATGAATATGGTCGGTGAGTTGGTGCTGGTTCGTAACCGCTTGTTAAGCCTTGGTATCAATACCAATGACGAAGATATGTCGAAGGCTATCGCTAACCTGGATGTGGTGACCGGTGATCTTCAGGGCGCGGTAATGAAAACCCGCATGCAGCCCATTAAGAAAGTCTTCGGTCGTTTCCCCAGGGTTGTCCGCGACCTTGCCCGTAGCCTGAAAAAAGAAATTACCCTTGAGCTTGAAGGGGAAGAAACGGATCTGGATAAAAACCTGGTTGAGGCGCTGGCCGATCCCCTGGTTCACCTGGTGCGTAACTCCGTCGACCATGGAATTGAAATGCCGGATGATCGTGCCAATGCGGGAAAACCGCGCATGGGTACAGTGAAACTGGCAGCATCACAGGAAGGCGATCATATCCTGCTTACTATCACCGATGATGGTAAAGGGATGGATCCGGAAAAGCTGAAAGAAATCGCTATCAGTCGTGGCGTGCTTGATGCTGATGCCGCCGCCCGTATGTCTGATGTGGAAGCGTTTAATCTGATATTCGCGCCGGGCTTCTCTACCAAGACAGAGATCAGTGATATCTCCGGTCGTGGTGTGGGCATGGACGTGGTTAAAACTAAAATCAACCAGCTGAATGGTACCGTAAACATTGATTCTCATCTGGGTAAAGGCACCCGGTTAGAAATCAAAGTACCGTTAACACTGGCAATCCTGCCAACTCTGATGATTGTTGTCGGTCAGCAAACCTTTGCATTGCCATTGGGCGCTGTTAACGAAATTATCAACATGGACATCAAGAAAACCAATACGGTAGATGGTCAGTTGACGATGATCGTCCGCTCTAAGGCTATCCCGTTATTCTTCCTTGGTGAATGGCTTATCCGCGGCCCGAAAAATATCGAGAAAGAAAAAGGCCATGTTGTTGTAGTGCAAATAGGTACACAGCAGGTGGGCTTCGTGGTGGATGCATTGATTGGTCAGGAAGAAGTGGTGATCAAGCCACTGGATGCCTTGTTACAAGGTACACCGGGTATGGCTGGTGCAACCATTACATCGGATGGCGGAATCGCGTTAATTCTTGATATCCCGAGTCTGCTTAAGCGATATGCGCGCAGGTCATAG